In the genome of Polaribacter atrinae, one region contains:
- a CDS encoding MlaD family protein, which yields MSKELKTGIVAIVIIFIFIWGYNFLKGQNLFDGNTRYFKVEYTNIGGLTESSSVTINGLKVGKVIDIAFNKSEDKKGQLVVNFAIEKDFEFSKKSVVKIYSPSPLGGSNLAIIPNYEGEMAISGDYLKGQIESSLFTSIGERLDPIQAKLETVMVRADSLFKNVNNILDTNTQNSLKNSVSSLEATLNEVNKMMSSVNGVIDATSSDLKASVKNTKTITENFAKVSDTLANADIGRIVKKAEHTLTSVNTILEGINSGKGTIGKLITDEAMYTNLENASKELEELLREMKLNPKRFVHFSLFGKKAKPYTPKKDTELEEENN from the coding sequence ATGTCTAAAGAATTAAAAACAGGAATTGTAGCTATTGTTATTATATTCATATTTATATGGGGATATAACTTTTTAAAAGGTCAAAACTTGTTTGATGGAAATACCCGTTATTTTAAAGTAGAATACACAAATATTGGTGGTTTAACAGAGTCTAGCTCAGTAACTATTAATGGGTTAAAAGTAGGTAAGGTTATAGATATTGCTTTTAATAAATCAGAAGATAAAAAAGGGCAATTAGTAGTAAATTTTGCTATTGAAAAAGATTTTGAATTCTCTAAAAAGAGTGTTGTGAAAATCTATTCTCCAAGTCCTTTAGGTGGGTCTAACCTAGCTATCATACCTAATTATGAAGGAGAAATGGCCATTTCTGGAGATTATCTAAAAGGTCAAATTGAATCAAGTTTATTTACTTCTATTGGAGAACGCTTAGATCCAATACAAGCAAAGTTAGAGACAGTAATGGTAAGAGCAGATTCATTGTTTAAAAATGTAAACAATATTTTAGATACCAACACACAAAATAGTCTAAAAAATTCGGTTTCTAGCTTAGAGGCAACTTTAAATGAAGTAAATAAAATGATGTCATCTGTAAACGGAGTGATAGATGCTACCTCTTCAGATTTAAAAGCAAGTGTAAAAAACACAAAAACAATTACAGAAAATTTCGCAAAAGTTTCAGATACGTTAGCAAATGCTGATATTGGTAGGATTGTAAAAAAAGCAGAACATACGCTTACTTCTGTTAATACAATATTAGAAGGTATCAACTCTGGTAAAGGTACTATAGGTAAATTAATTACTGATGAAGCGATGTACACAAATTTAGAAAACGCTTCTAAAGAACTAGAAGAATTGCTTAGAGAAATGAAGTTGAACCCTAAGCGATTTGTACACTTTTCATTATTTGGTAAAAAAGCAAAGCCTTATACACCTAAGAAAGACACCGAATTAGAAGAAGAAAATAACTAA
- a CDS encoding N-acetylmuramoyl-L-alanine amidase family protein — MQFKENHKINIKVKNILFFLFAFSFLMNPLLMFAQKEYVVVIDAGHGGKDPGNLGNGYKEKDIALKVALIVGDKLSKTKDIKVVYTRNNDVFIDLWKRGEIANHAKADLFLSIHCDSHTSNAYGAGTFVLGLRGNKKNLEIAKRENAAIFYEENYEEKYKGFDSNSAESVIGLSLLQEENLDKSLAIASLIQNSFTSKLKRHDRKVKQDNFQVLRETIMPSVLVELGFLTNKTEGRYLNSKKGQEQMGTAITAAVLNYVGNLKLNTVNNNISENKVVGSIEYKVQIASGKNKIATKSYNFKGLDDVERVAVGSFYKYYFGNTSNYNKVKQSLRVAKSKGYTSAFIVAFKNGEKISVHEAVKIQ; from the coding sequence ATGCAATTTAAAGAAAATCACAAAATTAATATCAAAGTAAAAAATATTTTATTTTTTCTCTTTGCGTTCTCATTTTTAATGAATCCATTATTAATGTTTGCGCAGAAGGAATATGTTGTTGTTATTGATGCTGGCCATGGAGGGAAAGACCCTGGAAACTTAGGCAATGGTTACAAAGAGAAAGATATAGCCTTAAAAGTTGCGTTAATTGTAGGAGATAAATTGTCTAAGACTAAAGATATAAAAGTTGTTTACACTAGAAATAATGATGTTTTTATAGATTTATGGAAAAGAGGAGAAATTGCAAATCATGCTAAAGCAGACTTGTTTTTATCTATTCATTGCGATTCTCATACCTCTAATGCCTACGGAGCAGGTACTTTTGTTTTGGGGTTAAGGGGTAATAAAAAGAACTTAGAAATCGCTAAAAGAGAAAATGCAGCTATTTTTTATGAAGAGAATTACGAAGAAAAGTATAAGGGATTTGATTCTAATTCTGCAGAATCGGTAATTGGTTTATCGCTTTTGCAAGAAGAAAATTTAGATAAGAGTTTAGCTATTGCTAGTTTAATTCAAAATAGTTTTACTTCTAAATTAAAGAGACACGATAGAAAGGTAAAGCAAGATAACTTTCAGGTTTTAAGAGAAACCATTATGCCAAGTGTTTTGGTAGAGTTAGGTTTTTTAACGAATAAAACAGAAGGAAGATACTTGAATTCTAAAAAAGGTCAAGAACAAATGGGAACTGCTATTACAGCTGCTGTTTTAAATTATGTAGGTAATTTAAAACTAAACACTGTAAATAATAACATATCAGAAAACAAAGTGGTAGGAAGTATTGAATATAAAGTTCAAATTGCTTCTGGAAAAAATAAAATAGCAACTAAATCTTATAATTTTAAAGGTTTAGATGATGTAGAGAGAGTTGCTGTAGGAAGTTTTTATAAATATTATTTTGGAAATACTTCTAATTATAATAAAGTGAAACAATCTTTAAGGGTTGCAAAATCTAAAGGATATACTTCTGCTTTTATTGTTGCTTTTAAGAATGGTGAAAAGATTTCCGTTCATGAAGCTGTTAAAATACAATAG